From a region of the Triticum aestivum cultivar Chinese Spring chromosome 7D, IWGSC CS RefSeq v2.1, whole genome shotgun sequence genome:
- the LOC123169737 gene encoding basic blue protein — protein sequence MSPSHCRRLLAVALVCVLLLWRPAGAAEYPVGDGINGWDTGTNYASWAQSRSFAPGDVLVFEYVKSQHNVYQVTEAAYRTCDASAAGAVLATYDTGFDKVPLPEAKSYWFICEISGHCMGGMKLAVNVSAGPSGGGAPAPDAPPSPSAGAACRSSWVAWAAGLVVLAAVHVLVN from the exons ATGTCGCCGTCTCACTGCCGCCGACTGCTGGCGGTGGCTCTGGTCTGCGTACTGCTCCTGTGGCGGCCGGCCGGAGCGGCTGAGTACCCGGTCGGCGACGGCATCAACGGCTGGGACACCGGCACCAACTACGCCTCCTGGGCGCAGAGCCGCTCCTTCGCCCCCGGCGACGTCCTAG TGTTCGAGTACGTCAAGAGCCAGCACAACGTCTACCAGGTGACGGAGGCCGCTTACCGGACGTGCGACGCCTCCGCGGCCGGCGCCGTGCTCGCCACCTACGACACCGGCTTCGACAAGGTTCCTCTCCCCGAGGCCAAGAGCTACTGGTTCATCTGCGAGATCTCCGGCCACTGCATGGGCGGCATGAAGCTCGCCGTCAACGTCTCCGCCGGGCCTTCGGGGGGCGGGGCACCGGCGCCCGACGCTCCGCCATCTCCATCGGCCGGGGCCGCCTGCCGCAGCAGCTGGGTGGCCTGGGCCGCCGGGTTGGTGGTGCTCGCCGCGGTGCACGTCTTGGTCAATTGA